GGAGTACCTGACTGACCGGTTCCGCAACCTGGTGCAGGTAAACCTATTCAACACGGCCCTGGACAACCAGAACGCCATTGTCATCGGGCCCTCGGGCTCGGGTAAGAGCTACACCTTCGGCAACCTGATTGTGCAGCGCTTCGAGAAAGGGGCTCGGCAGATTATCATGGACGTGGGCGGCACCTACCGCAACGTGCTGCAGTCGCTCAACGGCGAGGACTTTGACAACACCTACTTCGAGTACGACCCGCAGCGGCCCATCGAGTTCAACCCCTTCGTGGTGCCGCGCGACAACGCGGGCCGGTGGCTCTACAACGACGAGAAAACCAACTTTCACCTAGCCCTGCTGGCCGCGCTCTGGAAGGGCGGGAAGGACACGGCGCTGGACAAGTCGGAGCGCACCATTCTCTCGCGCTTTCTGATTGAGTACTACGCCGGCCTGAACGAGAGCCCGCGCCTGAACCAAAAGGACGAGGAGTTTCCCGGCATGGAGAGCTTCTACCGCTTCGTTGAGCAGTACGACCAGCAGATGCAGAAGCCGGTGGCTTTGCCCGGCGACGGGATGGAACCAGACCCATTGGACGGGGCCCGCCGGCAGTACCAGAAAAACCTGAAGTACATCGACATGCACCAGCTCTTTCTGGTACTGGGTCAGTACATCACCGGCGGCCGCTACGAGCGGGTGCTCAACGCCCAGCGCGACGTGGATTTGAGCGAATACCGGCTCATCTGCTTTGATCTGGCCAAAGTGCAGGCTGACCCCGACCTCTACCCCGTGGTGGCCATGCTTATCACCGAACTGAGCCTGGACCTGTTCCGCAAGTTTCCCGACGACATCAAGTACATCGCCCTGGATGAGGCCTGGACCATGCTCTCGGGGGTGCTCTCGGAATTCATCGAGTCGATGTACCGCACCATTCGCAAAACCAACGGCTCGGTGACCATCATCACCCAGGGCATCACCGAGATTACCAGCAGCAAGATCGGGCCGGCCATCATCAACAACTCAGCCACCAAGATTATTCTGCGCCACGTCAATCCTGACTCGCTGGCGCAGCTGCAGGCCCCACTGGGTTTGACGGGCCACGAGATGGATTTGATTAAATCGGTGCGCTCGACGGAAGCCCTGCGGGAGTTCTTCATCAAGCAGGGGGGCAAGGGCAAGGTTTACGCCCTAGAGGCCTCCCCCCAGCTCGATGCCATCCTGACCTCCAAGCCCGTGGAGCGTAACTACCTGGGCAAGCTAGTGAAGTTCTATCAGCAGACCCAGCAGCGGCCCCGGACCGATAAGAACGGCCACGTACTGCTGAATGCCGCGGGGCAGGTGGAGTACGAGCCGGTGCAGGTGCAGCGCCTGGAATACGCCGTCGACCAGTTTGTGGAGGATAAACAGAACCGCAAAGGGCTCCTGGCCTCATGAGTATGCTGGGGAGTATACTCGCGATGGTTGCCTACGGCATCGACCCGGGCTTTCTGCGGGCCTGCGACCAGACCCTGCAGGTCGTGCTCACCGCCTGCCGCTTCATCACGCCCAGTTTGATGGGCATTGCGCTGCTCTACACCATCGGGCGCGGTTTCATCTCCGGCAGCGGGCTGGCCATGGACTGGGGACCGATTATCAAGGCGACCTGGATATTTTTCCTGCTCTTCTTTTACCAAACGCTGATGGACACGCTAGGGGCGGGGCTGGCGGCCTTCACGGCCATGTTTTCCACCGACATGTCGGCCGCGGAAGCCATTCGAGACCTGACCACGCCAGCGTCGGTAGCTGCCGCGGCGCGTAACGACTCCATGGGCATTGGCGACATCGTGGCGGGCGCCAGCTCGCTGATGACCAGCATTGGGCAGACGCTGAGCTCGTTCACACTCTCGGGCATCCTTACCCGACTGTTTACGGCCACGGCGGTGCTCATCATCCGTCATATCATGCAGTTCATCCAGCAGTTCATTCTGGGCTTTCTGTACGTGTGCGGGCCGATTGCCATGACCCTATCAGTGATTCCGGCTTTTGGTCAGCTGGCTATGAAGTGGCTACAAAACTTCCTGGCCGTGCAGCTCTGGGGGCTGACGTTTGTGCTGCTCGACACCATCTATGGCTTTTACGCCGAAACCGCGCAGGCTCCCAACGGCCTGTTCAGCGGGCTCACAGGCGGCGTGCAGCAATCGGTGGATGATGAGAAGTTCATGGTCATGTCCGTGGCCTTCGTGCTGCTTTACGTGATGGTGCCATATCTCACGTCGATGTTCATCGGATCCTCGGCCGTGCAAAGCTTCGCGGGCTCCATGGTCGGCTCGGCCGTAGGTGCAGCAACGGTTGCTGCCGGCGTAGCCTCGCCTGGTGGCGGGGGCCTGTCGAGTGCCGTGGGCCGCGCCCTGGGAAATGGGGGCAACCGCGGCGGGGGAGGGGGTCAAAGCTCCGGTGGGGGAGGCTGTGGTGTCGGCGGTAGCAGCGAGGCGGGCGAATCGGCTGCCTCCTCGGCTTCCTCGGGCCTGCCCACCATCACCATGTCAGAAGCATTGAACCCGTCTTACCGCCAGCGGGCCTCCGGCATCTGGACCCAATAACCCACCCATCTGATTCCTATCCATGAAGAATCTTCCCTTATTTATCGCGGCAGGCTTTACCATCGGCCTGACTGCTGCCTGCCAATCCAACCCTACGCCGGAAGCCGCTACTGCCCCGGACGCACCAGCAGCAACTCAACCTGCAGCTAACCTTCTAGCCCCACTGCCCATCACGGCCGTGAACATCAAGCCCGGCGTGGCCGAGCAGACTCCTCGCGAGGGCTATCTGCAGGTCATTTCCGCCAAAGTCTTAAAAACCGAGCCTATGCAGCTGCGGCTGCCAGCTCAGTGGCAGTCGGACCCAGACAGGGCAGACGGTGCGAAGGCGGCCCCCGGCTACCGCATTTCCTACGAGGCTGTGCTGCAGTGGATCCCCCAGGGCTTCGGCCGCCAGAAGGTGCCGGCGTCGCTGCCACTGTACTCGCCTAATGGCCGGGATACCCTAGCCTCCTTCCGGATCGGGGGCCTAAACC
This Hymenobacter canadensis DNA region includes the following protein-coding sequences:
- a CDS encoding type IV secretion system protein VirB4, translating into MTKKPKTATFNAVMPVHSFEGDKVVFKDGRVAVGFRVEPAEMESWTADDYAAFQTALVGVLRPLPVGTIVQKTDIYYDRPYREDKTQQTYFEHKMNKHFFERLVLLQKSYLFLSFAPVAVKSPRTNAVNALVARAGEAVLKNPFAQLVHTLEAAESGAVEFIQGLKSLGGVTFERLQSTDIQQLYRQYFNLNFDGQPTRQEREIGNDLGTFSVGEHKVNVLSMVGQGSDAYPAVRNGYGVTAPMLYPLTHMLQCPHVLTQALLIHDTRAELSSLDTDRKLNASLSFLATQDNHLRAAEVEEFTAEVRAENKQIVGLHLSCVLWDTSDTSRRENVERATAAFRYMFGTESVVESYLALPVFFGLLPGNAWQVPDRWLTSTADRGACYTHWTATYKTDPVGEYLTDRFRNLVQVNLFNTALDNQNAIVIGPSGSGKSYTFGNLIVQRFEKGARQIIMDVGGTYRNVLQSLNGEDFDNTYFEYDPQRPIEFNPFVVPRDNAGRWLYNDEKTNFHLALLAALWKGGKDTALDKSERTILSRFLIEYYAGLNESPRLNQKDEEFPGMESFYRFVEQYDQQMQKPVALPGDGMEPDPLDGARRQYQKNLKYIDMHQLFLVLGQYITGGRYERVLNAQRDVDLSEYRLICFDLAKVQADPDLYPVVAMLITELSLDLFRKFPDDIKYIALDEAWTMLSGVLSEFIESMYRTIRKTNGSVTIITQGITEITSSKIGPAIINNSATKIILRHVNPDSLAQLQAPLGLTGHEMDLIKSVRSTEALREFFIKQGGKGKVYALEASPQLDAILTSKPVERNYLGKLVKFYQQTQQRPRTDKNGHVLLNAAGQVEYEPVQVQRLEYAVDQFVEDKQNRKGLLAS